The DNA segment GGTCGCACCGACCTCAGATTCATCGCGGAGAACGTGCAAAGCATTCGTGACGGTTCCGAGCGGGGTGCAAGTTAGCGACGCGCCGAGTGCCGTCGTGACAATAATGCAGCAAGTACCACTGTCTGGCGACACTCGTTACGGCAGTCAGGTCGCTACGCTCGCCAGCGCGTGGGCCGATCGGCAATACCTCATTTACTGATTTCACGTCCCAGGCATTTGGCTTCCGCGAAATCGATCGCTCCGGAGGTGCACCCATGACTATCAGCTGCCGTCGCTTGGGATGTGATATTTATTGAAGCCGGAGTACCACTGACCGACTGGGAGCGGTTACCATTGCCTGCATCGCAGTCTGCGTGGATTGGAAATGGCTGCGCGTTTCGCTAAAATCTAATCATGCGTTAAGTAATTTGGTATTCGCTGAACCTTCGTCTTGACCGACGTATTACCAACGATCAACTGGGGCGACACAAGCGTGCTTGCTTCACGCACGCGTTGTCTGCGTTCCTCGTTTGCTGCGGTTAAGGCAAGTTCGAGTGGTCGACTTTTTGCTGCCTTTTCTAGAGACATGATGATGGCTCGCCTTAAAACTTATACCGAAGCGACTTGGACTGCTGAAACCGATAAAGTGATTTCGGTACTGAGTGTCACCGAAGCTTCGCGGCAACTTGGAATCAGTCCCCGAGCTATCAGCAAGCGTCGGAAAGACTTAGAACTCAATTCCTCGCCCCGTGTTAGTGCCATTCGTTGGACGAAAAAGCGGGATAGTATTCTTGGCACGATGAATGACAAGGATGCAGCGGAGAAGATTGGCACGAACCAATACCATGCACGCAAACGGCGGATCGAACTTGGCATTCCTGCGTATCAGCAGCCCCCTGTTCCGCTATCCCAGGCGGTCCGGCGACCGCCTCATCGCTGGACGGCCAAGGAAGATCGATTGTTGGGGACGCAACCCGATCCGGTACTCGCTGAACGTTTTGATCTGGCTCCGACCGTCGTCACTCAACGTCGACACGAACTTGGCATCGCTCCCTCACGGCCGGGAGCACCCATCGAGTGGACCAAGGGGATGCTGAATCTGTTGGGCGACGTCCCCGACGGATATCTGGCTGCCGAGTACGAGATCAGCCACATCGTCGTGAAGGTGCGGCGAATCCAAGAAGGGATTCTTCCCTACGGCAAAAAGTATATGGACACGGAACCGGATTTGCCGAGGCACGTGATTTCACAGATTGGTAAGACCCCTGACAAGGTTATTTCGGACAAGTTCGGTGTCTCGCGACATCTGCTTCGAATCTATCGCGCCTTGCACGGCATTCCTTGTGCGGAAGCTCGACCATGGGCGCTGCACAAATGGACGCGTAAGGATGAAGCGTTGTTGGGCACAAAAAGTGATGGAGCCGTTGCGATCGAACTGAATATCGCCCGCAACCAAGTTCGAACCCGGCGCGTCCGTATGGGAATTCCTGCTTTTGGAGCGGCAGCATCCATTCGTTGGTCGGCAAAACGGATTGCACAGCTGGGGACCGAGCCCGACGCGACGCTCGCTCGCATGTGGAATTATTCACAAGGGGCTATCCGTGCGAAAAGGGAAGAATTGGGGATCGCTAAGTGTGAAAAATCCGAACATGAATTGACGCCGGAACAGACCGCTCGCTTGGGAACCCTCTCCGACGTGGCTCTTGGCAAAGAGTGGGGTGTTAGCTCTTCCCTTGTCCGTCAACGTCGGATCGCACAAGGGATCCGGCCGCAAAAGTCGGGCAAGAAATTCAACTGGACCGATGCCAAACTGAAACTTTTGGGCGTCATTCCCGACGAGGAACTTGCGGTCCGGCTTGGAGTCTCCTATCAGTTTGTTGTGGCGAAGCGGAGCGAGTTGAAAATCCCGGCAAAACGTCGCCCTCGAAAAGTCGATTGGTCCAACGAGAAGATCGCGGCGCTCCTGGGAACCATGAGCGACTACAAGCTAGGGGCAAAACTTGGCGTCACCAACGGAGCGGTGCGATCGCAAAGGCTGAAGCGAAAGATCCCCGCCTACAAGCCAACCTCTTAAACGCGATTTAGGTCACCTTTTTCGTCTCAAAACCCCGCAAAGAGGCCTGCACCCTTTCTGGCTTGAGAGATTGGTGTGTTAGCATGTCGCCATGCTTATCACTCCTGAATTCAATCGAGTCAATCGCCGCTGGGCGATTGGGATTTCCCTTGTTGTGGCTGCAGGGATCGCCGTGCTGGCGATCTCGCAACCCTGGTTCCTGGCAGCATTGCCTTTGCCCGGGCTGGTCTATTGGTGGTTGCGTCGCAAGACGGTGCGACGCTTAAGTATCATGGCGGCCCCCTTCCCCGAATCTTGGGAGGCGACCTTGCAGGCTCAGGTCCCTTACTTTCGCATGCTGGATGAAAGCCAGCGTGAAGGTTTTCGCAATCGCATGAAAATCTTCTTGGACGAAGTCGCCATCACAGGGATTCGAACCGATGTCGACGAGGCGACGCGTGTGTTGGTCGGGGCCAGTGCGGTCATCCCCATTATGGGGTTGGAGGGTTTTGAATATGCGGGGCTGGGAGAGGTCTTAATTTATCCAGGAGCTTTTGGCGCCGATTATCAAACCGACGGTGTGGGAGATAAAAATACGTTGGGGATGGTCGGAGTGAATCACCTGAGCGGCGTGATGATATTGTCCAAGCCCTCTTTGCTCGCGGGCTTTGCCAATCCGGGTGACAAAGAGAATGTGGGGATCCACGAATTTGCACATTTGGTCGACAAAGCGGATGGCGAAGTCGACGGGGTGCCTGTGTCGGCTTCGCTTGAGGTTGCCGAGCCATGGTTGAAATGGGTTGGCCAAGAACTGAAATCGGAGGGGACGCGTGCGGGGATTCGCGATTATGCGTACACCAGTGAAGCCGAATATTTCGCGGTATTGTCGGAGTACTTTTTCGAAAAACCAGCTCTGTTGCAGGCGAAGCATCCAGAGTTGTACACGATGCTTCGCAAAATGTATCACCAAGATCCAAAGCGTCTCTTTCGCGGACGCTCAATGCGTCGAGGCCGAGTGCAACGCAACGCCCCCTGCCCCTGTGGAAGCGGCAAAAAGTATAAGAAGTGTTGCCTCCGCCGCTCAAAGCAAGGGCTGCCCAAATAAAGACAGGGGCGGCGATTGTCGCCTTTCGCTCGGGACGCAAAATTTATTGGCGACGTATTATCGGTCCAGTATGTTTCCGCTGGGAAGTAATCACTCGCACGAATCGCAAGCGGGTAAATAAACTTCCTTCCTTCCGCGAGGAAAACCGCTCACCGATGCCAAACGAGATGGTATTTAGCGGTAGCCGCCGTCATTCAGTCTGGCTGCCTTTTTAGTTTGGCTAGGATGACGTCACCGGCGTAGCAGCCTCCTTCATAGCAAAGTTCCTTGCCGCCTCCGCCGCCTGCGAACTGGGGTTGGTGGGCTCGCTTGACTGGCCAGCCAGGTCCATTGGTTGAACCGGTGAGGTAGAGATTGCCCTGCTTGTCGAGGAAACCGGCTCGGCCGTAGTCGTAGCTTTGGCCTCCTAGGTAACTGCTGAATTTCAATTGAGAGAAGTCTGCAGAAAGGAGCGTCGCGGTTGCGTCGTGAGGTTTCGCGTGCAGGGACTGCAGGGCTGTGGCGGTGATCGGGAAGTTGGCAGAGGATGTCTTGCCGGCAAAAAAGACGTTACCGTTGTGGTCGATGCCGATGCCGTCCGGTTCCTCTTCGCCGCTCCCACCGACGTACGTGCAGGCTAGCAGTCCTCCCGTGGACGTTGAAAATTTTGCGATCGCAATGTCGCTCTTGCCACCGGCAAACTTGCGTTGGAACGCCCCTTGGGTGACAGGCAAGTCGTCGCTGGTGGTCAACGTGCAGAGGTAGGCATTGCCATCCTGGTCGAGTGCCATGTTGTGAGTGCTGTTCCCCTCTTCGATTCCGCGGCTGCCAAAGTAGGTGCCGAACAGCAGTTGTGAGCCATCGGAACTTAGTTTGGCAATGAAGGCATCCCCTTCCCCGCTGTAGCTGCGGCGATGAGCTTGATCGGTCGTAGGCACGTCAACGGAGTGCGTCGAGAAGTTCAGGTAGACGTTATTGTGCTTGTCGGTGCGAAGCCCACAGTTTGGCGTTTCGTTACCGGAGCCTCCCAGCCACGTTGCCCAATGGACTCGGCTTCCATCGCCCGCGATCTTCAAGGCTCCGATTTCAACGCCGCCTGCAGGAGTCGGTTGGTAGGCGTTCGAAAACCAAGCTGCCGGTGGCAGTGGGCCTTTAGCGGTGTAATGGAGCGCGACATAGATATCGCCTTCTGCGTCAACGGAAAGGTCGCGGCAGAGCTGTCCGACGCCGACGTATGCCGCCCACTCGATTGCCGATCCATCTGGCTTTAGCTTGGCAACGAAGCCATTCTGGAGTCCGTAAATGCCATTGTCCGTTCCCTTGAATTCCGATTGGAACGAACCGTCGGTGACCGGGAAACCTGGCCCCGAGCGTCCGCTGATGTAGACGTATCCCGCCGCGTCCACTTCCACCGCATAAGCGCGATCGTAGTTGGGGCCACCAAGAAGAGTCGACCAGAGCAGTTGTCCATCGGCGTCAAATTTACTGACAAACGCATCGCAGTAACCGCCGCTTCCAATCTGGTTTCCCGATTGATCATGCTGCCGCTGAAGAACGCCCTCGGTTGTCGGGAAATCAGCGGACTGGGTTCCGCCGGTGATGTAGACACTCCCCGCTTCATCGACGAACACGTCTCGCGCGTGTTCCCAGTCGGATCCGCCCAAGTACGTCGAAAAGGCAAGTTCGTATGAATCCGCCGCGGCCGCACTGGGACCAAGCATCGCGAGAAAAGCGAACGCAAAGCAGGACGTGTAAAAAGCGATTCGTTGCATGGCCGCCTAGTAGTCGCCAATGACGTTATGGTCGTTTTTGCGACTGAGGTTCGAGAAAATATCTGGTGAGACGGTTTCGCTTAACGTTCGTGTGGAACCGTCCGCCAAGACAATCATCACGACGCCAGGGTGAAACGCGTAGGGGGATGCCTCATTATCAACATTGATGAATCGTTCGCAGGTGTCACAGCCCTTCGTCGTTCCGTCTTGCGACCAGTTGTAGATGCCGACGCCGTTGTTGCCGGCCCATGGTCCGTAGGCATAGAACTGAGCGTTGGTTGGGTCGGGTTGCTGCTTTCCTTGATTCCAGTGCTTCGGTTTTCCTGCCATTTCGAAAAGCAGAATCGTTTGGCTGGTCCCGTCAAGGATGTCAGCAAATCGGCTTCCTGTTTCATTCAGGATGCCGCAGTCCTCATCCCATACGTGGACCTTGCCGCCCGACGTCGACTGTTGCAGATGATGCAGTCCGCGAACGCCTTGATAGTCGCTTGCAATGGCCGTGATGTTTGGAAGTGCACTTACGTCGGTCGTCCAGCCAACGTTCCATCCGGAGTAGATCGGCATGACGCCATCGCTTGGTGAGGATGGGCAGGAGAAAGAGGGTACCTGTTGATTGACGGCGGGCTGGTTGGCGATGTCATCGAAGCCATAATGTTGGTTGTAGATGTCATGCAGATTCGATCCTTCCATGAAAGGAAGGACCATCGCCAAGAATCCTGTCACCACCTTGGTGGGATTACCCGTTGAGCCGATTCCATCGTAGACCAGCCTGCCCGGTGGCAAAGTGTTCAGCGAGCCGTGGTAAGTGTGGCAAGCCAAGCCCACCTGACGCAGGTTATTGCTGCACTGCATTCGGCGGGCTGCCTCTCTAGCCGCCTGCACTGCAGGTAATAACAGCCCGACCAGGACGCCGATAATAGCGATGACGACCAGCAGTTCAACCAACGTAAAAGCGTTGCGATTCGATGGTTTATGGTTGCCAAAGTGCATGGATTTCCTCTGCTATAGAAAGTTGTCAACATTAGTTGTCGCGTTCCTGGCTGGCGGAGGTGAAAGCGGGCGAACCCGACAATCCCAAGCTGGCTTGGTGCTGAAACTGAGAATTAGTCTCAATAGTAATTCCGTTGTCGCCCATTCGGCAAGCCCTTACTGCCTAAAAAGTGCTAATCAGCTAAAAAAGCGGCAATTAGCGGCTGGCAAGGGCGCAAAGCAGGCGACACGGTGCACTACAGCTTGGTGGTGGCATAGAAATGCATCATGCCGTAATACATGGTCGCCGCGGTGACCACGCTTAGCGATAGGACGATTCCTCCCAGCAGGCGCGTTCGCTTGATCTGCCACCACATCAGCAAACCGGTGACGCCCCAGGTGACCATCGCGATCGCCATTGCATCGATAAACAGAGACCAGATCCTGCGGAAATTCCAATGAGGGGGCTGGCCATGCGAGGTGTGCAGTCGCACGAAAAACGCACGAGGTGAATACCCGTCTTC comes from the Roseimaritima multifibrata genome and includes:
- a CDS encoding zinc-dependent peptidase, coding for MLITPEFNRVNRRWAIGISLVVAAGIAVLAISQPWFLAALPLPGLVYWWLRRKTVRRLSIMAAPFPESWEATLQAQVPYFRMLDESQREGFRNRMKIFLDEVAITGIRTDVDEATRVLVGASAVIPIMGLEGFEYAGLGEVLIYPGAFGADYQTDGVGDKNTLGMVGVNHLSGVMILSKPSLLAGFANPGDKENVGIHEFAHLVDKADGEVDGVPVSASLEVAEPWLKWVGQELKSEGTRAGIRDYAYTSEAEYFAVLSEYFFEKPALLQAKHPELYTMLRKMYHQDPKRLFRGRSMRRGRVQRNAPCPCGSGKKYKKCCLRRSKQGLPK
- a CDS encoding DUF1559 family PulG-like putative transporter, yielding MHFGNHKPSNRNAFTLVELLVVIAIIGVLVGLLLPAVQAAREAARRMQCSNNLRQVGLACHTYHGSLNTLPPGRLVYDGIGSTGNPTKVVTGFLAMVLPFMEGSNLHDIYNQHYGFDDIANQPAVNQQVPSFSCPSSPSDGVMPIYSGWNVGWTTDVSALPNITAIASDYQGVRGLHHLQQSTSGGKVHVWDEDCGILNETGSRFADILDGTSQTILLFEMAGKPKHWNQGKQQPDPTNAQFYAYGPWAGNNGVGIYNWSQDGTTKGCDTCERFINVDNEASPYAFHPGVVMIVLADGSTRTLSETVSPDIFSNLSRKNDHNVIGDY
- a CDS encoding SBBP repeat-containing protein, with protein sequence MQRIAFYTSCFAFAFLAMLGPSAAAADSYELAFSTYLGGSDWEHARDVFVDEAGSVYITGGTQSADFPTTEGVLQRQHDQSGNQIGSGGYCDAFVSKFDADGQLLWSTLLGGPNYDRAYAVEVDAAGYVYISGRSGPGFPVTDGSFQSEFKGTDNGIYGLQNGFVAKLKPDGSAIEWAAYVGVGQLCRDLSVDAEGDIYVALHYTAKGPLPPAAWFSNAYQPTPAGGVEIGALKIAGDGSRVHWATWLGGSGNETPNCGLRTDKHNNVYLNFSTHSVDVPTTDQAHRRSYSGEGDAFIAKLSSDGSQLLFGTYFGSRGIEEGNSTHNMALDQDGNAYLCTLTTSDDLPVTQGAFQRKFAGGKSDIAIAKFSTSTGGLLACTYVGGSGEEEPDGIGIDHNGNVFFAGKTSSANFPITATALQSLHAKPHDATATLLSADFSQLKFSSYLGGQSYDYGRAGFLDKQGNLYLTGSTNGPGWPVKRAHQPQFAGGGGGKELCYEGGCYAGDVILAKLKRQPD